One Epinephelus lanceolatus isolate andai-2023 chromosome 17, ASM4190304v1, whole genome shotgun sequence genomic window carries:
- the LOC117248663 gene encoding uncharacterized protein LOC117248663, with protein sequence MEDSETELAVSESDALGADFITVELDTQPIEYVVKWAEVGSKFTISCVKKDSDDPTDLTADQLKIETDEAFFAPYEEVYPCEVTEQSVEIKTDSDEDEEDGEEEQEVLVEAGSSQLDGEVDSDQADLEADERQYRCSYCGKCYSHASSLYRHQQTHTGTPPPAKRALEPTHQEARYTCPHCGMSFKGSRMLGSHLRLHGKRRIHPCNICGKEFNHSSSLSRHRLIHKKGKGLPKDVALSPNMAALRHSLKAGSKNKKTKRQQQQQHVAAAVIQSQGGDKFYACPQCDMSFRTSTQLSKHQVTHVKELLDNYTPGKENLGESSSDLKIRLKLCSRDKPNFYTLCKKNRRRRGGRVAKRGPATSEEDGGGGGAGRHGCSQCGKRFSHASSLARHQQTHRAVDGGGRGKLQQHHHQKAGLPAAKTKTYTCAACNKTFMHSSSFSRHKKAHLEEEQRARAAAAKRRKRVVLDETAPLESDSE encoded by the exons ATGGAGGACTCGGAGACGGAGCTGGCGGTGTCGGAGTCAGACGCCCTGGGCGCAGACTTCATCACGGTGGAGCTGGACACGCAGCCCATCGAGTACGTGGTGAAGTGGGCGGAGGTCGGCTCCAAGTTCACCATCTCCTGCGTGAAGAAGGACTCGGACGACCCGACAGACCTGACGGCCGACCAGCTGAAGATCGAGACGGACGAGGCCTTCTTCGCTCCCTATGAGGAGGTGTACCCCTGCGAGGTGACGGAGCAGAGCGTGGAGATAAAGACGGACTCTGATGAGGACGAGGAGGATGgcgaggaggagcaggaggtgcTGGTGGAGGCAGGGAGCAGCCAGCTGGACGGTGAGGTGGACTCGGACCAGGCCGACTTGGAGGCGGATGAGCGGCAGTACCGCTGCAGCTACTGCGGAAAGTGTTACAGCCACGCTTCCAGCCTGTACCGCCACCAGCAGACGCACACGGGGACGCCGCCACCCGCCAAACGGGCGCTGGAGCCCACGCACCAGGAGGCGCGCTACACCTGTCCCCACTGCGGGATGAGCTTCAAAGGCAGCAG GATGCTGGGGAGTCACCTGCGGCTGCATGGGAAGCGGCGGATCCACCCCTGCAACATCTGTGGGAAGGAGTTTAACCACAGCTCCAGCCTGTCGCGTCACCGCCTCATCCACAAGAAAGGAAAAGGCCTCCCCAAGGATGTGGCGCTCAGCCCCAACATGGCCGCCCTGCGCCACTCGCTGAAGGCTGGCAGCAAGAACAAGAAGACcaagaggcagcagcagcagcagcatgtggCAGCTGCCGTCATTCAGAGCCAGGGCGGAGACAAGTTCTACGCCTGCCCGCAGTGCGATATGAGCTTCAGGACGTCCACGCAGCTGTCCAAACACCAGGTGACCCACGTCAAGGAGCTGCTGGACAACTACACGCCTGGCAAGGAGAACCTGGGCGAGAGCTCGTCAGACCTTAAGATCCGCCTCAAGCTCTGCTCCCGCGACAAGCCCAACTTCTACACCCTCTGCAAGAAGAATCGCCGTCGCCGGGGGGGGCGGGTTGCCAAACGGGGCCCCGCCACCTCTGAGGAGGATGGCGGCGGAGGAGGAGCTGGTCGCCACGGCTGCAGCCAGTGTGGTAAGCGGTTCAGCCACGCCTCCAGCCTGGCACGGCACCAGCAGACCCACAGGGCGGTGGATGGTGGCGGGCGGGGGAAGCTacagcagcaccaccaccagAAGGCCGGACTCCCCGCCGCCAAGACCAAGACCTACACCTGCGCCGCCTGCAACAAGACCTTCATGCACTCGTCCAGCTTCTCCCGCCACAAGAAGGCCCacctggaggaggagcagcggGCCCGAGCCGCCGCTGCCAAGCGCAGGAAGAGAGTCGTCTTAGACGAGACCGCTCCGCTGGAGTCCGACTCTGAGTGA